The sequence below is a genomic window from Halosolutus gelatinilyticus.
GAGCTCTTCGACGGGGACCGACGGCTCCTCCCACTGGAAGTAGTTGACGCCGTACGGACAGGCGACCTGGCAGTACCGACAGCCGATGCAGATGTCGTAGTCGGTCAACACGAGCCCGTCGCTCTCTCGGGTGTGTCGCGCCGTCGTCGGGCACACCTTCTCGCAGGGCGCATCGGTGCAGTGTTGGCAGGGGCGGACGAGCCGCTTCTTTCCGCCGGGCGTCGTGTCCTCGTAGTCGAGGACGTACATCCAGTTGGCCCCCTGTTCCCAGTTGTGTTCCTCGGCGCAGGCGACGACGCAGGAGAGGCAGGCGTCGCACTGTTCGAGGTCGATGGCCATCCCGTACTGGGTTCCCTCGACGTTCCCATCGCCCTCCTCTTCGACCGCGGCGACGGACGGCTGGCCGTCGTCGGCCGTGGTTCCCCACGCCCCCAGCCCGACGGCCCCCGCCCCGGCGCCGAGTTTCTTCATCACGTCGCGTCGCGACTCCTCGTCGACGCCGAGCCGGGAGAGGGTCCCTTCCAACCGGTTGCCGTCGTCGGGCCGTTCGATCGGGCGATCGTCCTCGCCGAACTCCTCGACGACGTCGTCGTGGTAGCGGTCGTAGAACTCCGCCTCCGAGAGCTCTCCCTTCGTCACTTTCATCGCATCCTCGGCCATCTCGAGGCCGAGTTCCGCGTCGTACTCTGTCTCTTCGAGGGCCCCTTCCAGTTCGTTCTGCCACCCTTCCCCGAGCGGATGGAACGCCTCGTCCACGGTTTCGTCCTCCTTGTCACCCATTGTATTCGTTCACCATCATTTTTCTGGCATCGAAGAACGCGATCGTTGAGAGCCGATGACGTGGATAGTGTCGGACCGTGACAAGATAAAAAACGGCCTTGCGAGTCACGGGTAACGACACCGCCCCCAGCGATAGTCGAGCGGCCTCGCGGCGAACCAGCGATTCGGTCGAACGACGGCCGCTCGTGACCGATCGCTGAACGTATCGAGTTACGTGAAATCTAGCGCCGACAGACAGTCGACATAACCACGCACGGGATTTTTGGAACGGTACTGCGTATCGCGTGGTATGGAAGACGGCAAGCCGCACGAGTCGCGGCGCCGATTTCTTCGCCTCACGGGTTGTGGATCGCTGATCGGACTCGCCGGATGCATGAACTTAAACGAGAACGCCGCGGGTCCCGCCAGTCAGCCGCGGGAGGGCCTTCCTGCCGACTGGTGTCTCGACGATCTGAGCGACTCCGTGCCGGAGAGCGAGGCGAACGCGGTGAGCATCGACGGGGTTGAACGAAAGCCCGAAGGCGAACTCCTGTCAAAGCAGGACGCCGCGTACCAGTGCGGCCCCTCCGACGGCCAGCAGTGTGGCAACTGTACCTTCTTCATCGACGATCGCTCGGGCAATGGATGGGGTGCGTGCACCGAAGTCGCCGGCGAGATCCGATCGGTCGACTGGTGCGGACTCTGGGCACCGAGAATGGAGATCCAGGAAGGGCAGTCCGAGGGTGGAACCGCGGGAGACGAGAGCGCCGACGAGGAGGAAGGTGGCGGCGGTAACGAAAGCGACGGTGGAAACGAAAGTGAGGGCGGAAACGAAAGCGGCGGCGAGGACAACCAGAGCGATGGCGGTGGGGGTGACGGCGGCGGGAGCGACGGCGGAAACGAAAGCGATGGAGGGAACTAACCGGGGCCGCGTCGATCGATCGACCCGACGGGTCGGTGCGGTCCGCGAGCCGATCGGTCGACCGCCGTGACCGACGGTCGCGTGGGCGCAACGTTCACAACGATGCGC
It includes:
- a CDS encoding 4Fe-4S ferredoxin N-terminal domain-containing protein — its product is MGDKEDETVDEAFHPLGEGWQNELEGALEETEYDAELGLEMAEDAMKVTKGELSEAEFYDRYHDDVVEEFGEDDRPIERPDDGNRLEGTLSRLGVDEESRRDVMKKLGAGAGAVGLGAWGTTADDGQPSVAAVEEEGDGNVEGTQYGMAIDLEQCDACLSCVVACAEEHNWEQGANWMYVLDYEDTTPGGKKRLVRPCQHCTDAPCEKVCPTTARHTRESDGLVLTDYDICIGCRYCQVACPYGVNYFQWEEPSVPVEELEEDHMYDARGRWVGARGPRGVMEKCTFCATRQDGSKGEEFVGRTACEDACPPEAIQFGDMNDPESDPQRYLEDPALARVQARNPQGEELQQAIDILTGEAEPAQSGGDGMTEQEARELIQAEAGETESTFKLQEDIGTNPNVVYIGNEPGPNAEQVEGPVTYAEVGQTNNRIDALEERTIRAEADPFE
- a CDS encoding high-potential iron-sulfur protein, with the translated sequence MEDGKPHESRRRFLRLTGCGSLIGLAGCMNLNENAAGPASQPREGLPADWCLDDLSDSVPESEANAVSIDGVERKPEGELLSKQDAAYQCGPSDGQQCGNCTFFIDDRSGNGWGACTEVAGEIRSVDWCGLWAPRMEIQEGQSEGGTAGDESADEEEGGGGNESDGGNESEGGNESGGEDNQSDGGGGDGGGSDGGNESDGGN